The window CCAACCCGCTCAATGTGGTCGAAGCCTTGGGTTCGGCCGGTGTCGATCCGCTGAATGCGGATTTGTCCGGGTTGCTGTTGACGCGAAATGGACGGAGCTATCCGCTGAATCTCGATGGGCTCAATCAGCAGAATGCCGAGTTGCAAAACGTTTACCTCAGAGGCGGCGATCAGTTGTACTTGCCGTACAACGACAGCAAAAAGATTTACGTGATGGGCGAGGTCAATCAGCCGCGTGCGTTGACGTTCAAGACCCGCACCATGAATCTTTCTGACGTCATTGGCTCGGTAGGCGGATTGAACCAGACCACCTCCAACGGCAACGCCGTGTACGTCATTCGTGGGGTGGAAAACCTCGATGTCGAACCCGCCAAGATCTATCAGCTGCAAGCCGAGTCGCCGTCCGCCATGGCGCTCGCCACTCACTTCGATGTTCGTCCCCAGGACATTGTTTACGTAGGCCCTGCCAACGTCACCCGCTGGAACCGCTTCATCAGTCAATTGGTGCCATCGGCCTCGATTCTCGGCATGGGCGCGGCGGCACAAAACAATTTAAGTGAAGCCAACAGCAGATAAGGTCTGGTCCCACTGTGAGAACGTTGAAAGTTAGCGTCTGCTTGATGGCGGCCTTGCTGTTGTGTGGATGTAATCCGCTGATGAAGGCCACGTTGGCCAACTTCAAAGCCGTGGCCACCGGGCCCGACGACCTGGAGTTGACCCCGGCGCAAGTGGCCGAAGTTCAGTATCCGCAACTCAAATTGTCCACCCCTTCTGGTGAAGGGGTGTTGGCGATGGTGCGTGAGCGAGGCGACTTGCAGTACTGGGTCGCGTCCGGCAAGCAGGTGCTGTTGCTGCGCGACGGCCTGGCGGTTCGTACTGTCGGACTGGGCTTCGAAGGTGACCTGGACGGGACCCGTATCGAAGCGGATTCGCCGTTCAAGCAAGGCCTTCACCGATTGCCCGATGGCTACACCAGCCAGCGCTGGATCGATCTTTATCGCGGATACGAAGTGGGTGTGGTCGTGCGCAGTCGCTTCAACCGAAAACCCATGGAGACCATCAGGATCCTGGACAAGGAATACGCCGTGCTGCGTGTCGATGAGCAGATAGAGGCTCCGGCCATTGGCCTGCGCGCGACCAATCATTATTGGGTCGACCCGGCTAACGGTTTCATCCTCCAGAGTGAGCAGCAACTGACGGGGCAACTCAGGGTGAAGATCGTGCAGTTGACCTCTGAACGCAGGGCTGTCCGTTGAAGTTTCCCAAGGTGTTATGGACGTGCCTGTTGTTGATCGCCGGCGGCGCGAATGCGGCCGTCACCGTCAGCGGCGATGTGCGCAATCCGGGGCCGGTCGAACTGCAACCCGGGGGCCGCGTGCTGGACGTGATGCGTGTCGCGCAACCCAATCCTGAAAGCTACTGGCTGGCGGCCGCCTGGCTGCGACACTCATTGATCGAGGAGCAGACTCGGCTCAAAGCCGGGGTCTTGTTCGATTTGAAGGTGCTGCAACGCACCGCATTGCTCTTCGATCGCCCGAGCCGGGCGGCATTGGCGTTGCGGTTGTACGAGCACGTCAGCCGATTGCCGGTCACCGGGCGTCAGGTGGCGGTGCTGGATCCGGTCGCGGTCGAGGTCGGGTTCGCGCGCAACTTCCGACTCGATGATGGCGACAGCCTGATCTATCCGATGCGTTCCGATGGGGTTGAAGTGCTGGGCGCTGTCGCCGAACCGTGCCGGCTCGCTTATCGCCCGCTGCAGGAAGCCCGCGATTACCTGCAAGGGTGTTCGCCTTTGGTCGATGCCGACGCCGATTACCTCTGGATCATTCAGCCCGATGGTGTCACCCGCCGGGTCGGCATTGCGCCGTGGAATCGCGAAAGCGGGCAGGTGCCTGCGGCCGGTAGCAAAATCCTGGTTCCTGTCAAAACCGATGATCTTAATCCGCCTATACCTGAACTGAATCAGCAGTTGGCCGAATTTCTTGCCACGCAACTGGCTGAGGTGGTTCCTTGAATTTACGTTTTGCTGCAGTGCTGCTGTTGCCGTGTGGTTTGGCTCACGCAGAGCCGCGATTGACTCAAAATGATTTCGGCGGCGTGGGCTTGATGCAGACGCCGACGGCCCGAATGGCCCCGGCCGGTGAACTGAGCGTGAATGCCAGTCGAACCGATCCCTATACCCGTTACAGCGTTTCATTGCAGCCGTTTGAATGGCTGGAAGGTTCGTTTCGCTACACCGCGATCACCAACCGCCGGTATGGCCCCGAGTCGTTGAGCGGCGACCAGAGTTATAAAGACAAGGCCGTGGACCTCAAGGTCCGCCTGTGGCAAGAAAGCCACTGGGCGCCTGAGCTGGCCCTGGGCTTTCGCGACATCGGCGGTACCGGCCTGTTCTCCAGTGAATTCCTGGTCGCCAACAAACGCTATGACGACTTTGATTTCAGCGCCGGTATCGCCTGGGGATACATCGGCAATCGAGGCGATTTCGACAACCCGCTGGGTTGGGCGGCGGATCGCTTCAACACCCGGCCGGACGGCGAGGGCACCGGTGACGTCAACACCAATGCCTATTTCCGTGGGCGACCTTCATTGTTTGGCGGCGTCACCTACCAGACACCGTGGGACCCGCTCAGCCTGAAGCTCGAGTACGAAGGCAACGACTACAAAAACGAGCCGAAAGACAATGCCATCAAGCAAGATTCGCCCATCAATATCGGCGCAGTGTTCAAGCTGACCGATTCGGTGGATCTCAGTGCGGGTTGGGAGCGCGGCAATACCGCGATGTTCGGCATCACACTGCATACCAACTTCGTCAGCCGCAAGACGCCGGCCAAGACTTACGATCCGCCGGCGGAGCGTTTGCCGACACAGGCACCCGCCACCCCTCCGGATCAGGTCAATTGGGCCAACGTGTCCCAACGCTTGCAGAAAAATGCTGGCTACAAAGTCGAGCGCATCACCCAGCGCGGCCCCGAGTTGTTTGTGTACGGCGAGCAGACCAATTATTTCCATTCAGCCAAAGCTGTCGGCCGCGCCAGCCGGATCCTGGACAACAGCGTCAATGACGATATCGACTGGTTCACCTTGGTGAACAAGCGCTACGACATGCCGCTGGAAGAAACCAGCGTGCCTCGCCAGACCTTTCGCGAAGTGGTCAATAACGAGGAGCCGCTGCAAACGTTGCACCGCACGACCGAGGTCAATGGGGCGATGCCGCACAACGAGACCACGCTCTTTACTGCGGCGCGCGATCCGTTCAACTACGGCATCGGGCTGGGCTACAAACAGAACGTCGGTGGCCCTGACGGTTTGCTCTATCAGTTGAGTGCCGATGCGGACGCCGAGTATCGCTTCACGCGCAATACCTGGTGGAGCGGCCTGCTCAGTGCCAACCTGGTGAACAACTACGACAACTTTACCTACGACGCACCGAGTGGCTTGCCTCGAGTACGGACGGACCTGCGCAAGTACCTCACGACCTCTGACGTCACCATGCCCACGTTCCAACTCACCCATGCCGAGCAGTTGGATAAAGACCTGTACGGCATGGTCTACGGCGGCTATCTGGAGTCGATGTTTGCCGGGGTTGGCGGTGAGGTACTGTTTCGTCCGGCAGGCCAGCGCTGGTCGGTGGGTGCAGACCTGAACTACGTGCGTCAGCGCGAGTTCAACCAGGGCTTTGGCCTGCGTGATTACTCAACCGTGACCGGCCACATCACCGGCTATACCGATTTGCCTTTCGATACCCAGGCAGCCGTCAGTGTCGGCCGTTACCTGGCGCGGGATTGGGGCGCCACCGTCGACCTGTCGCGGGAGTTCCGTAATGGTGTGCGATTCGGTGCCTGGGCCACGCTCACCACCGCGACAAAAGAGGAATACGGCGAAGGCAGCTTCGACAAGGGCATCTACATCTCCATTCCTTTCGACGAACTGATGAGCATGTCGACCATGCGTCGCGCCAATATCGTCTGGTCTCCGCTGACCCGGGACGGCGGTGCGCGGCTCAATCGCAGCTACTGGCTGCATTCCATGACCGATAGCCGTGACAGCGATTTGTTCTACCGCAACTTCGACAAAATCACTGAGTGAAGGCGGGCGAACTACAGGGCGACAGGCGTTGTAGTTCGCGACGCGGTCAACCGGAAGGGTGATGCCCGGAAGGTTTTACAGTGAGGACACTTCTGCGCAGGATTCCCTGCGTTATCCCACCTATTCACAACGGTAAGCAGGGGGCTCGCATAGATCCCCTGTTAATGGTCTTGAGTCCGTATCCAAGCCTGATAGACGCCCACGAAAAAGGGGACTTTCGTCCCCTTGTCGTTTTGCGGTTTCTGATTTCTAAGCCATCAATAAATGTCTTTTGACAGCAAGGTGAAAGGTGTCTTTACCAAGATCTTCAGGTCCAGCCACAACGACCAGTTATTGATGTACTTGAGATCGATCTCCACACGCTTCTGCATTTTGTCGATGGTGTCGGTCTCGCCGCGGCAACCGTTGATTTGAGCCAACCCGGTAATCCCCGGTTTGATTCGGTGACGCGCCATGTAGGCGAGAATTTTCCCGGAGTAGTAATCATTGTGCGCAACGGCGTGGGGACGCGGCCCGACCAAAGCCATATGGCCTTGCAGCACATTGATCAGTTGCGGCAACTCATCGAGGGACGTACGGCGGATAAAGCGTCCAACCGGAGTGATCCTTGAATCGTTACGACTGGCCTGCTTGACCTCAAGATCGTCATGCACGCGCATCGAGCGAAACTTCCAGACCTGGATCACCTTGCCATTCCAGCCGTGACGGTCTTGCTTGAAAAACACCGGGCCCGGGGAGTTGAGTTTAACGGCCAGGGCAATCAGCAACAGCAGCGGGCTCAGAAGCACAATGGCCAACAGCGCCACGCTCTTTTCCAGCAGGCTCTTACTCAGTGCCGCGGTCGGCTGGCTGGTCAACGGGCTTTCATTCAAGTAGATCGCCGGCAGGCCGTCCACGACTCTTACCGAGTGGTTGAGCAGCGTCAGACTGTTCAAGTCCGGTACCCAGACCACGTCTACGTTGGCACCCAGCAAATCGATATACATCGCTTCGATTTTTGCCGCTTCACTCAGGGGCAGCGTGATGTACAAACGTCGGATGTCATGGGCCTTGATCAACTCCAGCAGCTGCTCCTGCGGGCCTACGATCGGCGGTGAGCCCATCGCCAGCGGGAGCGTGGTGTCGGTGCTGACCAACCCCACCAGTGGGAAGTGTTCAAGGCTACGCAGCTTCCTGGCGAGTCCCAATGCCAACTCGCCGGTACCGACGATCAGGGTTTTATGCTCGCTTTGAAGTGAGCGTTGATAGTATTGCGAGAAGCCGTGCAGCGGAACGTAAAACAGTGCCTGCCCGATGTAACCGCAGGCGGCCCATACCAGAATCAGTTGACGGGAAAACAGTTCATCAGCCTTGCAGATGAACGCCACACAGGCCAATGCCGCCAGGGTCATTGTCCAGCCCATCAACAAACGTCCCAATCCCTCCAGGTAGTTATCTTTCTTCGCATAGACGCCACACCAGGTATAGGCGGGAACCGAAGCAAGTACCGTCAGAATTGCGCACACTCGATAATAGAACTCTACCGTTCCGGTCTGGTAATAAACCAATAGAAACAACAGGGCTACAACAAAGCCCTGACCCAGTGCCCATTGTCCCCAGAAGGTCAATCCTTTGAGGTGGGTATTTCGATTGATACGAAGATTGTTAACCATGCGATATCCCCAAAATACGTCCATTCGCGCGTCGACAGACAACAGCCAAGTTGATGTAACAAACATTATTATTTTTATAAGAGGGCAAAACATTGACGGTCGAAACGCCACTGTGCGGCGCGCTCGTCAGTGAATAGATTAATTTATTGGGCTGAAAGCTGTCTGACGACTTTTAACGGGTGAGTTATTCGTTTGACGGTTATGTTGGGGGTGGCGAGGTGTTAGAAATAGTCGAGAATTTAAGTTGTTTGAGGGGAGGTTCAAGCGGGATTTATTTGAGAGGAGAGAGGTGCTGAAAAGATGAAGTGGTGGGGTGCTTTTGTTGTTTTTGTATGCACTACCATGGTGGTCATTTCATTGGCTCAGGTGAGGCTTTTCCCCCGAATGATTTTTTGAATCAGGCAATAGCCGCGATTTCTAACCGCTCGGAAAAGACGTTCACCATTACTGGCATTTTTAAACTTTTCCTGTAGCCGGCTCAGGCACATTTCCAAGCCTCGATAGTGTTCGGGTTCTCTGCCAATGCTCCGAATAAGGTCATCTTTACTGACTACCCGGTCATCATGGTGCAGCATCTTTTTGACCAGTGTGGCCTCCAGGCCAGTCAAGACAATTTCGACGTCGTCTTTAATCAAAGCGCCATTGACATTGCTGAGTCGCCAGGCTTCGGTATAAGGGTAGTGGGGGCTGGTCGACACATTGGACGGGGAGTCCCGGGTGTCATCTCGGTCTTCATCTGCCAGTGAAGATCTGTTATTAAACCGTGTTTCTGACTGCGCCGCTCGCCACTCGGATTCGAAGGTCGAGAGTATGCGCTGTGTATCATGTTTGATAACAGGAGGGACAAACCTGTCAAGGTGAGGGGAAATAAACTCCATTAGCTTAGGGGCGGAAGAAGGTAGGGCAACACCTTCGACAAACATCTTTGCCTGCGACGTACCGAATGAATTATATCGCTCGCTCGATAGTAATGCCTCAAGCTCAAGTTGTAATGCCGGGCTATGAGTAACGACGACAAAATATTTTCTGGGGAGGGGTGTACTGCTTTCCATGTCTCTCTCCTGAAGGGGTGCACTCGGATTTTAGTTTAATAGGATGTCGGCAGGGGAGTAATGGCTCCCTTGAAAGTAATCAAAAGGTAATGCGCGTGCCAGTATATGGCTAGCCGCATGCTCGACTCTGTCAGCTATAAACGCGACTTTGGTGGTGTGAGTCAGCATGGTCATGCGTTCGTGCAGACGATTGAATAAATCGGGGTTGCCCGTCAGTTTAAGGCTCAAGTCTAGGGCTGAAAGAGGAATCTTTATATAGTCGAAAAGATTCAGGGTTGTAAATATTTCGATACTTTCGTTTTCGATGTTATAGCCATCGAACGCGATTTCTACACCGTGATCTTTCAACAGATATACGTTGTTGAGGATTTTCTTTTTATCAATAAAGCTGACCGCCGAAAGGGGTAACTCATTGAACGCGATAACCAGTGTCTGGCCAAAGTTGCGAAGGGCGTCGCTGGACTGTATCAACTCTTCCGTGAGTGCGGAATCGGCCAGATCTGACTGCCCAGCGCAAACGAATCGACGGCTTAAGTATTTGTTTTTGCTAGAAATATTATGGTCCTTTAGCGAAAAGGCAATCAGCCGAGTCTGCATGAGAACTTCACTGTAAATGCCGTTTATCTCTTGCGGTACAGCATAGGATGCATGAGTCTGACTGGCGTCAAACTGAATTCTGATCTCACTGCCAAATGGGCAGTCGTCGCGAGTGAGGATCAATTGTCGAGACAGATAATGACTCGCACGATAGATGTGTGACGCGCTCATCGTAGCGTTCATATTGCAATAACTCCCTGCATATTAATCATCAGGCGGTCGAGATCAGACCCCTGACAAGACGATATCCATGCCCACGAATACTTTGAATGGCGTTGGTGCCATACATACCTTTTATCTTTCCGCGAAGGCGGCTGATAGATTTTTCCAAGGCTCTTGGGTCATAAAACGTTATATTCAGACCCATGATTCTGGCGATTTCATCATGGCTCAATATTTGATTTTTCGTTTCGGAAAAAGCTTCAAGGATTTTCATTTCCGGAAACGATACATCCAGCTTCTTGTAGTCTCCAATCAAGCACATGCGCGTCGGATCCAAGAGCAAATTGTGCTGCTTGTGCCATTCTGCGCTATTAAAGAACTCGGAAAGTGCGTCCGTGTTTTCTTCAGGAGTCATGCTGAATTTAATACAATGGTCGGCCCCTGCAAGATAGTATTTCATCTTGTTATAAGTGCCTTTGCCGGTGATGGCCACAAAGATAATAAGGGCGTGGTTGTCGGCACGCATATTTTCCACGAGGGCGAGGCTTTCATCGAATGCCTGAGGGCTATCAATGACTATGAATGCTGCACGGTATGAATAGAGTTCCTTGTTTTTTTTAAACGAGTTGTTGTAGCACATCGTATCAACGGGTATATCCTGCGCTACGTAACTTGCAACTGATGTCTTGAAACCCTCAGCTAAACTATGGGTCCGCCCAATGGTGAGAATACCCGTCACCTCCTTTGCGTGGCTGTGGCTGGTATTCGTTAATTTCCCTGTAAGCATCATGCTTTGACTCGGCTGGGTGCTGACATTTGGATGTTAAAGCACCAATTCTCATTTGTGACTGACAATTGGTAACATTTCACGGATTTTTCAAGCAGGCGTCACAAATTTTTTAACATTGCTGTCAATCTGACGAGATCCTTTGTGCTGCGTGCGCTTGGTTCGCGCAGTGGCAAAGGAGTATCATTGTGCCATCTTTTCGCTCAATGCCCCGCTTTTCCAGTTCAATAAGCATGGCGCCGGTGGCTAGAGCATCCGTAGTTGAATTGGTTAAATGGGTATTATGAGTTGACGTAACTAGTCTGATTTATGTGTCGTTTTGGGCCTGTCGTTAGTTTTGAACTAGGTGATATTGGTTGTTATATAACACCCCGGTTGATGTTGTGGTCATGGACGATTGTTAACGTTGAGTTTTAATAGAAGGCTAAATGCGCTTTACTGACGCGTTGGCGCTAAATTAGAAGTTCGTCAGCGGATTTGCTTTTGTCGATGAGGGGGATTAATGGATTTTTGGACTACCGTAACGGTATTGATTTTAGGCGTGGTGGAAGGGCTGACGGAGTTTTTGCCTATATCCAGTACTGGGCACCAGATCATTGTGGCGGACCTGCTCGACTTCGGCGGTGAGCGAGCGATGGCCTTCAACATCATCATTCAACTGGGCGCCATCCTTGCTGTGGTATGGGAGTTTCGCCGCAAGATCCTCGAGATCTTCACAGGCCTGCCAATCCAACGCAATGCACAACGTTTTACCTTGAA is drawn from Pseudomonas sp. 31-12 and contains these coding sequences:
- a CDS encoding helix-turn-helix domain-containing protein: MESSTPLPRKYFVVVTHSPALQLELEALLSSERYNSFGTSQAKMFVEGVALPSSAPKLMEFISPHLDRFVPPVIKHDTQRILSTFESEWRAAQSETRFNNRSSLADEDRDDTRDSPSNVSTSPHYPYTEAWRLSNVNGALIKDDVEIVLTGLEATLVKKMLHHDDRVVSKDDLIRSIGREPEHYRGLEMCLSRLQEKFKNASNGERLFRAVRNRGYCLIQKIIRGKSLT
- a CDS encoding polysaccharide biosynthesis/export family protein, yielding MFSPGQHMSTSDITREGASENSRVELIPITPKLIAMDRATQTHESLPPELLTTPDEYRIGNNDVLYITVWDHPELTAPSGAQQQIDANGRLVRSDGTLYYPYIKEVQAAGKTIQQLRSDIAEKLSTFISDPQVDVAVLRFASQKVVVSGAVLRAGPQAISTNPLNVVEALGSAGVDPLNADLSGLLLTRNGRSYPLNLDGLNQQNAELQNVYLRGGDQLYLPYNDSKKIYVMGEVNQPRALTFKTRTMNLSDVIGSVGGLNQTTSNGNAVYVIRGVENLDVEPAKIYQLQAESPSAMALATHFDVRPQDIVYVGPANVTRWNRFISQLVPSASILGMGAAAQNNLSEANSR
- a CDS encoding YjbH domain-containing protein, coding for MNLRFAAVLLLPCGLAHAEPRLTQNDFGGVGLMQTPTARMAPAGELSVNASRTDPYTRYSVSLQPFEWLEGSFRYTAITNRRYGPESLSGDQSYKDKAVDLKVRLWQESHWAPELALGFRDIGGTGLFSSEFLVANKRYDDFDFSAGIAWGYIGNRGDFDNPLGWAADRFNTRPDGEGTGDVNTNAYFRGRPSLFGGVTYQTPWDPLSLKLEYEGNDYKNEPKDNAIKQDSPINIGAVFKLTDSVDLSAGWERGNTAMFGITLHTNFVSRKTPAKTYDPPAERLPTQAPATPPDQVNWANVSQRLQKNAGYKVERITQRGPELFVYGEQTNYFHSAKAVGRASRILDNSVNDDIDWFTLVNKRYDMPLEETSVPRQTFREVVNNEEPLQTLHRTTEVNGAMPHNETTLFTAARDPFNYGIGLGYKQNVGGPDGLLYQLSADADAEYRFTRNTWWSGLLSANLVNNYDNFTYDAPSGLPRVRTDLRKYLTTSDVTMPTFQLTHAEQLDKDLYGMVYGGYLESMFAGVGGEVLFRPAGQRWSVGADLNYVRQREFNQGFGLRDYSTVTGHITGYTDLPFDTQAAVSVGRYLARDWGATVDLSREFRNGVRFGAWATLTTATKEEYGEGSFDKGIYISIPFDELMSMSTMRRANIVWSPLTRDGGARLNRSYWLHSMTDSRDSDLFYRNFDKITE
- a CDS encoding undecaprenyl-phosphate glucose phosphotransferase; the encoded protein is MVNNLRINRNTHLKGLTFWGQWALGQGFVVALLFLLVYYQTGTVEFYYRVCAILTVLASVPAYTWCGVYAKKDNYLEGLGRLLMGWTMTLAALACVAFICKADELFSRQLILVWAACGYIGQALFYVPLHGFSQYYQRSLQSEHKTLIVGTGELALGLARKLRSLEHFPLVGLVSTDTTLPLAMGSPPIVGPQEQLLELIKAHDIRRLYITLPLSEAAKIEAMYIDLLGANVDVVWVPDLNSLTLLNHSVRVVDGLPAIYLNESPLTSQPTAALSKSLLEKSVALLAIVLLSPLLLLIALAVKLNSPGPVFFKQDRHGWNGKVIQVWKFRSMRVHDDLEVKQASRNDSRITPVGRFIRRTSLDELPQLINVLQGHMALVGPRPHAVAHNDYYSGKILAYMARHRIKPGITGLAQINGCRGETDTIDKMQKRVEIDLKYINNWSLWLDLKILVKTPFTLLSKDIY
- a CDS encoding capsule biosynthesis GfcC family protein, with the translated sequence MKFPKVLWTCLLLIAGGANAAVTVSGDVRNPGPVELQPGGRVLDVMRVAQPNPESYWLAAAWLRHSLIEEQTRLKAGVLFDLKVLQRTALLFDRPSRAALALRLYEHVSRLPVTGRQVAVLDPVAVEVGFARNFRLDDGDSLIYPMRSDGVEVLGAVAEPCRLAYRPLQEARDYLQGCSPLVDADADYLWIIQPDGVTRRVGIAPWNRESGQVPAAGSKILVPVKTDDLNPPIPELNQQLAEFLATQLAEVVP
- a CDS encoding EAL domain-containing protein translates to MNATMSASHIYRASHYLSRQLILTRDDCPFGSEIRIQFDASQTHASYAVPQEINGIYSEVLMQTRLIAFSLKDHNISSKNKYLSRRFVCAGQSDLADSALTEELIQSSDALRNFGQTLVIAFNELPLSAVSFIDKKKILNNVYLLKDHGVEIAFDGYNIENESIEIFTTLNLFDYIKIPLSALDLSLKLTGNPDLFNRLHERMTMLTHTTKVAFIADRVEHAASHILARALPFDYFQGSHYSPADILLN
- a CDS encoding winged helix-turn-helix domain-containing protein, encoding MMLTGKLTNTSHSHAKEVTGILTIGRTHSLAEGFKTSVASYVAQDIPVDTMCYNNSFKKNKELYSYRAAFIVIDSPQAFDESLALVENMRADNHALIIFVAITGKGTYNKMKYYLAGADHCIKFSMTPEENTDALSEFFNSAEWHKQHNLLLDPTRMCLIGDYKKLDVSFPEMKILEAFSETKNQILSHDEIARIMGLNITFYDPRALEKSISRLRGKIKGMYGTNAIQSIRGHGYRLVRGLISTA
- a CDS encoding YjbF family lipoprotein, producing the protein MRTLKVSVCLMAALLLCGCNPLMKATLANFKAVATGPDDLELTPAQVAEVQYPQLKLSTPSGEGVLAMVRERGDLQYWVASGKQVLLLRDGLAVRTVGLGFEGDLDGTRIEADSPFKQGLHRLPDGYTSQRWIDLYRGYEVGVVVRSRFNRKPMETIRILDKEYAVLRVDEQIEAPAIGLRATNHYWVDPANGFILQSEQQLTGQLRVKIVQLTSERRAVR